A genomic segment from Paenibacillus sp. FSL K6-1096 encodes:
- a CDS encoding anhydro-N-acetylmuramic acid kinase: MGGPSEVNVTYLVGLMSGTSVDGIDAAVIKLSSTPDKEYGIETELLAFENTPFPVHVRSSIFELFDPSKATVDKVGAMNMWLGELYARAAMSVIRKSGLMPSQILAIGSHGQTIYHAPEEKRMDGYNLHCTVQIGEGAVIANRTGIPCISDFRVADLAMDGQGAPLVPFTEYLLFNHPETTSLLQNIGGIGNVTVLPADASPEEVYAFDTGPGNMIIDGLVAHLFAPMTMDAGGAIAAGGEVIDQLLKWMQQDEYYTLPLPKSTGRERFGQPYVARILQMMEEHHWKAEDVIATATRLTAWSIVDSYERYIAPRHQAQQLLIGGGGSYNLTLMRELQQLFAPFGVQVLTQEDIGGNSDAKEAVAFAVLAYYTMNRLPNNIPQVTEASRPVVMGKISWPHPEFRRVE; this comes from the coding sequence ATGGGCGGCCCATCGGAAGTAAATGTTACCTATCTGGTTGGCTTGATGTCCGGCACATCGGTAGACGGTATTGATGCCGCGGTAATTAAACTTTCTTCTACGCCGGATAAAGAGTACGGAATAGAGACGGAATTACTGGCTTTTGAGAACACTCCGTTTCCAGTGCATGTCAGAAGCTCGATATTCGAGCTGTTTGATCCTTCCAAGGCTACGGTGGATAAAGTAGGCGCAATGAACATGTGGCTGGGGGAATTATACGCCCGGGCTGCCATGTCGGTGATCCGCAAAAGCGGACTTATGCCTTCCCAAATACTCGCGATAGGATCACACGGCCAAACGATCTATCATGCACCGGAGGAGAAGAGGATGGACGGCTATAACCTGCACTGTACGGTGCAGATCGGGGAAGGTGCAGTGATAGCCAACCGGACGGGCATTCCCTGCATATCCGATTTTCGGGTTGCTGACCTGGCAATGGATGGACAGGGGGCGCCACTCGTGCCTTTTACTGAATATTTATTGTTTAACCATCCGGAGACAACCTCACTTCTGCAGAACATTGGAGGAATAGGGAATGTAACGGTTCTTCCGGCAGATGCTTCTCCCGAAGAGGTGTATGCTTTCGATACAGGGCCCGGAAATATGATTATTGATGGTCTTGTAGCCCATTTATTTGCGCCAATGACGATGGATGCCGGGGGGGCAATTGCTGCGGGCGGTGAGGTGATTGATCAGCTTTTGAAGTGGATGCAGCAGGATGAATATTATACGCTGCCTTTACCGAAATCGACGGGCAGAGAGCGGTTCGGACAACCATATGTTGCACGAATACTTCAGATGATGGAGGAGCATCACTGGAAGGCTGAGGATGTGATTGCCACAGCTACACGCTTGACAGCATGGAGTATTGTGGACAGCTATGAACGGTATATTGCACCCCGGCATCAGGCTCAGCAATTGCTGATTGGCGGCGGGGGGAGTTATAACCTGACGTTAATGCGTGAGTTGCAGCAGTTATTTGCCCCCTTTGGAGTGCAGGTGCTGACACAGGAGGATATTGGCGGCAATAGCGATGCCAAGGAAGCCGTCGCATTTGCTGTGCTGGCTTATTATACGATGAACCGTCTGCCGAATAATATCCCCCAGGTAACCGAAGCTTCCCGGCCGGTAGTTATGGGCAAAATTTCTTGGCCCCATCCGGAATTTAGGAGGGTTGAATGA
- a CDS encoding GNAT family N-acetyltransferase — MMQIRLFSMEDLSAVVALWNREATKYDYKPFTEQEFQDTFINHAYFDAECMWVGCNEQGIAGFAAGCSGDDLPLGDVAGYITCVIIDPGAASLELYDAFVLRMETRFRQLGKSQAEVLFFNPVKLKWTIPSAPQHEHNNAPGISKDQPLYDALIARGYADRATQCGMYLRLGSFSVPEDIAVKEYKANRKGYQVTHYAPAVHTGLEAMLAALQNPQWEKDVAAHVKNGEPLVVAVHGSEVVGFAGPIMTEPDGRAFFCGIGVHPEYEGHGLGSVLFFRMVETFQQAGCQYISLFTGSNNPALQIYHKAGFQNEKQFSILRREL, encoded by the coding sequence ATGATGCAAATCAGACTCTTCTCCATGGAGGATCTTTCTGCAGTGGTGGCACTCTGGAACCGGGAGGCTACCAAATATGACTACAAGCCGTTTACGGAGCAGGAATTTCAGGACACCTTCATCAATCATGCTTATTTCGATGCGGAGTGTATGTGGGTAGGCTGTAATGAACAAGGGATTGCCGGTTTTGCAGCCGGCTGCAGCGGGGATGATCTTCCGCTCGGCGATGTGGCCGGCTATATTACGTGCGTAATTATCGATCCGGGAGCCGCTTCTTTAGAGCTGTATGATGCCTTTGTGCTGCGCATGGAAACAAGATTCCGGCAGCTTGGCAAAAGTCAGGCAGAGGTGTTGTTCTTCAACCCTGTTAAGCTGAAATGGACGATTCCAAGCGCACCGCAACATGAACACAATAATGCACCGGGAATTAGTAAAGACCAGCCGTTATATGATGCTTTAATCGCCAGAGGGTATGCGGACCGGGCGACACAATGCGGCATGTACCTGAGGCTGGGCAGCTTTAGTGTGCCTGAAGATATTGCAGTCAAAGAATATAAGGCCAACCGTAAAGGCTATCAGGTTACTCATTATGCCCCCGCTGTTCATACAGGGCTTGAAGCCATGCTTGCTGCCCTGCAGAATCCGCAGTGGGAGAAGGATGTCGCTGCGCATGTAAAGAATGGTGAGCCTCTTGTGGTGGCTGTTCATGGCAGTGAGGTTGTGGGTTTTGCAGGGCCAATTATGACAGAACCGGATGGCCGGGCATTTTTTTGCGGGATCGGGGTACACCCGGAGTATGAGGGGCATGGTCTCGGCAGTGTCCTATTTTTCCGGATGGTTGAAACTTTTCAGCAGGCAGGCTGTCAATATATTTCTTTGTTCACTGGCAGCAATAACCCGGCTCTTCAAATCTACCATAAAGCAGGATTTCAGAATGAAAAACAATTTTCTATATTGCGGAGGGAGCTGTAA
- a CDS encoding PIG-L family deacetylase codes for MSGKLTVLAIGAHVGDVELASGGVLASHSLKGDRIVTLALTPGERGVPAGQELQEYRQQKIKEAGVFADMLGGEAVVFDYCDGELPDNQQIRLEVCDVIRRVKPDIIITHWKNSMHKDHALTHYIVNDARFFASLSSFERELPAHFAAKLYYSENWEDAVDYVPYVYVDFDQAAFDLWIEALSQHWFVTNSKSFKYMDYYKALAVVRGCEARKTYAEAFMVPAETMKLRQSGLA; via the coding sequence ATGAGCGGAAAGTTGACAGTTTTAGCGATTGGAGCGCATGTTGGGGATGTGGAATTGGCGTCCGGCGGTGTACTGGCCAGCCATAGCTTAAAAGGAGACCGGATCGTAACCCTGGCTTTAACTCCAGGTGAAAGAGGCGTGCCGGCCGGGCAGGAGTTGCAGGAGTACCGTCAGCAAAAAATCAAAGAGGCGGGAGTATTTGCTGATATGCTGGGCGGTGAAGCCGTTGTTTTTGATTATTGTGACGGAGAGCTGCCTGATAATCAGCAGATCCGGCTGGAGGTCTGCGATGTGATCCGCCGCGTGAAGCCGGACATTATCATCACCCATTGGAAGAACAGCATGCATAAGGATCATGCACTGACCCATTATATCGTGAACGATGCAAGGTTTTTTGCAAGTCTGTCTTCTTTCGAGCGTGAGCTTCCTGCTCATTTTGCGGCAAAGCTGTATTATTCGGAAAACTGGGAAGATGCTGTGGACTATGTTCCTTACGTATACGTGGATTTTGATCAGGCAGCCTTTGATTTATGGATTGAGGCTTTGAGCCAGCATTGGTTTGTGACGAACAGCAAGTCTTTTAAATACATGGATTACTATAAAGCGTTGGCCGTTGTCCGGGGCTGTGAAGCAAGAAAGACCTATGCCGAAGCCTTCATGGTACCTGCCGAGACGATGAAGCTCAGACAATCGGGTCTTGCGTGA
- a CDS encoding DUF1343 domain-containing protein: MVLNGIDSIAKYIHLFKGKRVGLITAPTGLAKDFRSTITILHEHCNLTAMFSPEHGVRGDLDAGALVETYTDPYTNVPVYSLYRKDSKRLTKEMLEKVDILVYDIQDVGVRYYTFIYTMLYALEDCAAAGVEFVVLDRVNPLNGVNVEGNILQPGFKSFVGNYELAVRYGLTAGEVAVMANDQMNWKAALHVVRLEGWERSMSFPDTGLTWVHPSLGIPRYETALLYTGTCLFEGTNCSEGRGTTFPFEMIGAPFIEAQQLADEMNALRLPGVYFRPVHFKPTASKHAGELCGGVQLYITDRQVIKPLEVGVTLLFTIRDLFELFAFLPPVKEGSRPFIDLLGGSSIYRTKDIQAKQLLEQFAEDSRQFAEMKQQYHLYH; the protein is encoded by the coding sequence ATGGTGTTGAACGGAATTGACTCTATCGCAAAGTATATTCATCTGTTTAAAGGTAAACGTGTGGGGTTAATTACAGCGCCGACAGGGCTTGCCAAAGATTTCAGATCAACCATTACGATCTTACACGAACATTGTAATCTTACGGCTATGTTCTCGCCGGAGCATGGTGTCCGCGGAGATTTGGATGCCGGGGCATTAGTGGAGACGTATACGGACCCCTACACCAATGTTCCGGTCTACAGCCTGTACCGCAAAGATTCCAAGCGTTTAACAAAGGAAATGCTGGAGAAGGTAGATATCCTTGTGTATGACATCCAGGATGTTGGTGTACGGTATTATACCTTCATTTATACGATGCTGTATGCTCTTGAGGATTGTGCGGCGGCGGGGGTGGAATTTGTTGTTCTCGACCGGGTGAATCCGCTGAACGGGGTGAACGTGGAAGGGAATATCTTACAGCCCGGCTTCAAATCCTTTGTCGGGAATTATGAGCTGGCTGTCCGGTACGGCCTGACCGCAGGTGAAGTGGCTGTCATGGCCAATGATCAAATGAACTGGAAGGCAGCGCTTCATGTCGTCCGTCTGGAAGGCTGGGAACGGAGCATGTCCTTCCCGGATACTGGCTTAACCTGGGTTCATCCTTCACTGGGCATCCCCCGGTATGAGACAGCGTTGTTATATACAGGCACCTGTTTATTTGAGGGAACCAACTGCTCCGAAGGAAGGGGCACAACCTTCCCCTTTGAAATGATTGGTGCTCCCTTTATTGAGGCGCAGCAGCTGGCAGATGAGATGAACGCATTGCGGCTTCCAGGCGTGTATTTCCGTCCCGTTCATTTCAAGCCAACGGCATCCAAGCATGCTGGAGAGCTGTGCGGCGGCGTTCAACTATATATTACAGACCGCCAGGTGATCAAGCCGTTAGAGGTTGGCGTAACCTTATTATTTACGATAAGAGATTTGTTTGAGCTCTTTGCCTTTCTGCCTCCCGTGAAGGAGGGCTCACGTCCTTTTATTGATTTGCTGGGCGGAAGCAGCATCTACCGTACGAAGGATATTCAGGCCAAGCAGCTGCTCGAACAGTTTGCAGAGGATAGCAGGCAATTTGCAGAAATGAAACAGCAGTATCACTTATATCACTAG
- a CDS encoding glycoside hydrolase family 3 protein — protein sequence MRTIEQMSLREKIGQMFVTGFPSTEMSPELKEVIEQYKIGNIILFSHNISNKYQLGGLVTELQQWFTTHTGIPGFITIDQEGGRVTRMPKDATNVAGAMAIASSGRPENAYAAGRITARELQALGINFNLAPVMDVNSNALNPVINVRSYGDSVETVSQYGIQMMKGLLDGGVMSSLKHFPGHGDTDVDSHVGLPVINKTVEELEQLELLPFKAAIGQGAQAIMSAHILFPQIETSGVPGTMSYTIITELLKEKLGFTGLVVSDCLEMDAIKRYYGTAKGALEAIKAGIDLVFISHTPATVKEAVHLIEEAVAAGDLDEAVIDAAVAKILAYKARYADIGEPDYGIVGCGVHRRANELMRTETICLIKGEIEPVQAGDGEVLFMGSYAYRTDLAASSVNQELSFPQYMGEHFTAAYELISIDPDEEQINAVLQKAEGYKHVVIGLFNARENTGQLALVQKLVAANCKVTAIALGRPYDLALIEGEYCGIAAFEYTPDAFKSLIPILNGEVTPAASITIQL from the coding sequence ATGAGAACGATAGAACAAATGAGCTTGCGTGAGAAAATCGGGCAAATGTTCGTAACAGGCTTTCCCTCAACGGAGATGTCCCCGGAGCTGAAGGAGGTCATTGAGCAGTACAAGATCGGGAATATTATTTTATTCTCCCATAATATCAGCAATAAATATCAATTAGGCGGGCTTGTAACAGAGCTGCAGCAATGGTTCACCACCCATACAGGCATTCCGGGCTTTATTACCATTGACCAGGAAGGCGGCCGGGTGACCCGAATGCCCAAGGACGCGACGAATGTAGCCGGAGCCATGGCCATTGCCTCTTCTGGACGCCCTGAAAATGCTTATGCAGCAGGCAGAATAACGGCCCGGGAGCTACAAGCATTAGGCATTAATTTCAACCTGGCGCCCGTGATGGACGTTAATAGTAATGCACTCAATCCGGTAATCAACGTCCGCTCTTACGGCGATTCCGTTGAGACAGTATCGCAGTACGGGATTCAAATGATGAAGGGCCTGCTTGATGGCGGCGTAATGTCCTCGCTGAAGCATTTTCCCGGTCATGGGGATACGGATGTCGACTCACATGTTGGCTTGCCTGTCATTAACAAAACGGTGGAAGAGTTAGAACAGCTTGAGCTGCTGCCCTTTAAGGCTGCCATCGGGCAGGGTGCCCAGGCCATCATGAGCGCACATATTTTATTCCCGCAAATTGAAACGTCCGGTGTGCCGGGAACGATGTCTTATACGATTATTACAGAGCTGCTCAAAGAGAAATTGGGATTTACCGGGCTGGTTGTATCCGATTGCTTGGAAATGGATGCGATCAAGCGCTATTACGGGACGGCCAAAGGTGCATTGGAAGCCATTAAAGCAGGGATCGATCTGGTGTTCATCAGTCACACGCCTGCAACGGTTAAAGAAGCGGTTCATTTAATAGAAGAAGCTGTAGCAGCCGGTGATCTGGATGAAGCGGTTATTGATGCAGCCGTCGCCAAAATTTTAGCCTACAAAGCCCGCTATGCGGATATTGGGGAACCGGATTACGGGATCGTGGGCTGCGGGGTACACCGCCGGGCGAACGAGCTGATGCGTACGGAAACGATCTGTCTGATTAAAGGTGAGATCGAGCCCGTTCAGGCAGGTGACGGGGAGGTGTTGTTTATGGGCTCCTATGCCTACCGGACCGATCTGGCCGCCAGCAGTGTAAATCAGGAGCTTAGCTTCCCGCAGTATATGGGTGAGCATTTCACTGCAGCGTACGAGCTGATCAGCATTGATCCGGACGAGGAGCAGATTAACGCAGTGCTGCAAAAGGCTGAAGGGTACAAGCATGTGGTTATCGGGCTGTTTAATGCGCGTGAAAATACAGGCCAGCTGGCGCTTGTGCAGAAGCTTGTGGCGGCAAACTGTAAAGTAACGGCAATTGCACTCGGCCGGCCTTATGATTTAGCTTTAATCGAAGGCGAATATTGCGGCATTGCCGCCTTTGAATATACACCGGATGCGTTCAAGTCCCTTATTCCCATCCTGAATGGTGAGGTCACACCAGCTGCCAGCATTACGATTCAGCTATAG
- a CDS encoding BadF/BadG/BcrA/BcrD ATPase family protein, translating into MAFIVGIDGGGTKTAVIVTHDDQEEPLLSFTVGPINYNGGDAGAIAAAFGEVFDQIRSCCTSLAEVTHVCIGAAGVSNPAVARFLEEQVRANGYKGPLTITGDQETALYGAQNAMQGIILIAGTGSICFGVNEQRERHRTGGFGHLIDDEGSGYYIGRELLSVLVQAEDGRIADTVIPALVYKQLGLSTVQEVIGFVYDKNTTKKEIAALAPVMTAACGLGDARALQLAEQCAAGLFELVVPVIERLKLYESKVAAAGSVLQKSRFVREALERKLARSYPQTKLIMPVHNAAYGAVLLGKSKMGNG; encoded by the coding sequence ATGGCATTTATTGTTGGCATTGACGGGGGCGGTACCAAGACAGCTGTCATTGTTACTCATGATGATCAGGAAGAGCCTTTACTCTCCTTTACCGTAGGGCCTATTAATTATAACGGCGGTGATGCCGGGGCTATTGCTGCCGCTTTCGGGGAGGTTTTTGATCAGATCAGGTCCTGCTGCACAAGCCTCGCGGAAGTTACTCATGTATGTATAGGAGCGGCAGGCGTAAGCAATCCGGCAGTAGCCCGTTTTTTGGAGGAGCAGGTGAGAGCTAACGGTTATAAGGGGCCGCTAACGATTACCGGTGATCAGGAAACCGCACTATATGGGGCCCAGAATGCGATGCAGGGCATTATTCTCATTGCCGGTACAGGCTCCATTTGCTTCGGGGTTAATGAACAGAGAGAGCGGCACCGCACAGGAGGCTTCGGCCATCTGATTGATGATGAGGGAAGCGGCTATTATATCGGGCGTGAGCTCTTGTCTGTGCTGGTTCAGGCAGAGGACGGAAGAATAGCGGATACAGTTATTCCTGCGCTGGTATATAAGCAGCTTGGACTTAGTACGGTGCAAGAGGTGATAGGTTTTGTCTACGACAAAAACACAACGAAGAAAGAGATTGCAGCGCTCGCCCCGGTCATGACGGCAGCATGCGGGCTCGGGGACGCCCGGGCGCTACAACTGGCGGAGCAATGTGCAGCCGGTCTGTTTGAGCTTGTGGTGCCTGTTATTGAGCGGCTGAAATTATATGAGAGCAAGGTTGCAGCTGCGGGAAGTGTGCTGCAGAAATCCCGTTTTGTAAGAGAGGCCTTAGAGCGGAAGCTTGCCCGCAGCTACCCGCAGACCAAGCTGATTATGCCTGTTCATAATGCAGCCTACGGTGCTGTACTGCTCGGAAAATCAAAAATGGGTAACGGGTAA
- a CDS encoding GNAT family N-acetyltransferase: protein MTTTPEQNISVTNRPDREQLEQIYDILDECFSVGREYFQERLDLDTSYDPDTTWFATVGGQVAANVQIFPLSIRVGQAVLHTGAMGSVAADPHYRGMGLTHKILAAQTDYMREADYDISVLLASKHAFYEKAGWRLIPETAYAVENQVWSGQPDGYEIIPFEPRYLDDIRRIYEQFNQNRTYTVVRNETYWKDLIRWPEWKKSDCLLLQHNHKIVAYGIIEKKDTEQVFINELNYLDEAADGVQYLFHELCRLRPNAKQIMAMLPEDHKLYSYYQQHQAEPVPIHMAMWKMINLYSTFHKLQPELEHRLNGNDLMADQELFLTLQCGEDIIYLDYRQKRLSVSGSSQAGSRITIEVDERDLISYIIFGYSAEGAVEAKAPVEHADILQALFPKQQSVFYLTDKF, encoded by the coding sequence ATGACGACAACACCAGAACAAAATATCAGCGTAACCAACCGGCCGGACAGAGAACAGCTTGAACAGATTTACGATATTTTAGATGAATGTTTCTCTGTAGGCCGGGAGTATTTCCAGGAAAGATTAGACCTCGACACCTCCTATGACCCGGATACGACCTGGTTTGCGACGGTCGGCGGCCAGGTTGCTGCCAATGTTCAAATCTTTCCGCTTTCCATCAGAGTCGGCCAAGCGGTCTTGCACACAGGTGCCATGGGCAGCGTCGCTGCAGATCCCCATTATCGCGGCATGGGGCTGACCCACAAAATTCTTGCTGCACAAACAGACTACATGAGAGAAGCCGATTATGATATAAGTGTACTTCTGGCCAGCAAGCATGCCTTCTATGAGAAGGCCGGCTGGAGACTGATTCCCGAGACCGCTTACGCTGTTGAGAATCAGGTGTGGAGCGGGCAGCCGGACGGTTATGAGATCATACCTTTTGAGCCCCGTTATCTGGATGATATCCGTCGTATTTATGAACAATTCAATCAGAACCGCACCTATACCGTAGTCCGTAATGAAACCTACTGGAAGGATCTGATCCGCTGGCCGGAATGGAAGAAATCGGACTGTCTGCTGCTTCAGCACAATCATAAAATTGTCGCTTATGGCATTATCGAAAAAAAGGACACCGAACAGGTATTTATCAACGAACTCAACTATCTGGATGAGGCAGCGGACGGCGTCCAGTACTTATTTCATGAATTATGCCGTCTCCGGCCGAATGCCAAGCAAATCATGGCGATGCTTCCTGAGGATCACAAGTTATATTCCTATTATCAGCAGCATCAGGCAGAGCCCGTTCCCATCCATATGGCGATGTGGAAAATGATCAACCTGTATTCTACCTTCCACAAGCTTCAGCCTGAATTGGAGCATCGCCTTAACGGCAATGACTTGATGGCAGATCAGGAGCTGTTCCTAACGCTGCAATGCGGGGAGGACATCATCTACCTCGACTACCGTCAGAAGCGGCTTTCCGTTTCCGGGAGCAGTCAGGCCGGGTCCCGGATAACCATAGAAGTGGATGAGCGGGATCTGATCTCTTATATCATCTTCGGCTATTCTGCGGAAGGCGCAGTTGAAGCTAAAGCCCCTGTAGAACATGCTGATATTCTGCAGGCCCTGTTCCCGAAACAGCAGTCCGTGTTTTATTTGACCGACAAATTTTAA
- a CDS encoding 2-dehydropantoate 2-reductase N-terminal domain-containing protein — MAAQPVRILIFGAGVIGSIYAMKLMEAGIDVTLLARSDRFRSLQDKGLQYNDKGIVRSVPVKVIDSLENDDVYDYIFVTVRYDKAESALLALKDNQSPNIVTMTNSSNGFSSWRDIVGDRLLPAFPGFGGQIKEGVLYARFMPKFLVATSFGEVNGAVTQRVLKLAQVFQAAKLPYVIKKDMQAFLITHSISDIALLGSLYGGNADPARTRRTARHITVTLKAYLRKIKQADVAVDPPLFTIVSKLPSFMLDVLFIAWLRTKMVKDMLLPDYASAANQEVVQLEKDLTKFLSVQSG, encoded by the coding sequence ATGGCAGCACAACCCGTCAGGATTTTAATTTTCGGTGCAGGTGTCATCGGGAGTATCTATGCAATGAAGCTTATGGAAGCAGGTATTGATGTGACCCTGTTGGCACGCTCAGACAGATTTAGATCTTTACAAGACAAAGGTCTGCAATATAATGACAAAGGTATCGTCCGATCCGTTCCGGTGAAGGTCATTGATTCGCTCGAAAATGATGATGTATACGATTATATTTTCGTTACCGTCCGTTACGACAAGGCCGAATCCGCGTTGTTAGCGCTGAAGGATAATCAAAGTCCGAATATCGTTACGATGACCAATAGCTCCAATGGATTTTCTTCTTGGCGGGATATTGTCGGGGATCGGCTGCTACCGGCTTTTCCCGGCTTCGGCGGACAGATTAAAGAGGGGGTCCTGTACGCCCGGTTCATGCCCAAGTTTCTAGTGGCCACCTCATTTGGCGAAGTGAACGGCGCAGTAACGCAGCGCGTTTTAAAGCTCGCACAAGTATTTCAAGCCGCCAAGCTTCCCTACGTTATCAAAAAGGATATGCAGGCGTTTCTAATCACTCACTCCATATCCGACATTGCTCTGCTGGGCAGTTTGTACGGCGGAAACGCAGACCCGGCCCGAACCCGAAGGACGGCGCGCCACATCACAGTCACTCTTAAAGCGTACCTCAGGAAAATTAAACAAGCGGATGTTGCCGTTGATCCGCCACTTTTCACAATAGTCTCAAAGCTCCCAAGCTTCATGCTGGATGTTCTCTTCATTGCTTGGCTGCGCACGAAAATGGTTAAAGATATGCTGCTGCCGGATTATGCAAGTGCTGCGAATCAGGAGGTAGTGCAGCTGGAGAAGGATCTGACGAAATTTTTATCTGTGCAGAGCGGCTGA
- a CDS encoding citrate transporter, with protein sequence MDVANVVIGFIMVLSFFGLVWYCVKGYNLMVGFFVMSVLWTTIALIGNSIHPTSVMEGKTFIDVLTNVFQTGPENYGKAILVNIFFGAFFGRVLIDTGIAATLIRKVVELGGDKPRITMSLLCIVTAVIFTSMTGIGPVISIAVIVLPIMLSLGIPSPIALFSFMGSIMAGIFGNIVNFTQYQAIFATANESYASYDYNTYFKFGMIAMAVSLIVVLVVSNLMMNRKLSRAWAATPDSGATVDAPAISWISIILPVIGVVLFKVPIIFGFIFAALFALLTCGKLKGGFASVCRMVSKQFADGAIDVAPMIGFLLTLSMFNNAATYASPYFKTLLDGAMPQTALLLCIVFAILTPLGFFRGPMNLVGSGSAILAVVVATAAWPVQFLYPLFAITTVAPQHLDVTQSWVAWGFGYTKVPAKEYMKMSIPTGWIIGIILCAVVFFMYGNLV encoded by the coding sequence GTGGATGTGGCTAATGTTGTAATCGGTTTCATTATGGTTTTATCATTTTTTGGACTGGTATGGTATTGCGTCAAGGGGTATAACCTCATGGTCGGCTTCTTCGTGATGTCGGTGCTATGGACTACCATTGCCCTGATCGGCAATAGCATTCATCCCACCTCAGTGATGGAGGGCAAGACGTTCATTGACGTCCTGACGAATGTGTTCCAGACGGGGCCGGAGAACTATGGTAAGGCGATATTGGTTAACATTTTCTTCGGCGCCTTCTTCGGCAGAGTCCTGATCGACACCGGCATTGCCGCCACTCTGATCCGCAAGGTCGTTGAGCTTGGGGGAGACAAACCACGCATCACCATGTCCCTGCTATGTATTGTCACCGCTGTCATCTTCACCTCCATGACCGGTATTGGCCCGGTAATCTCCATTGCGGTCATCGTGCTGCCGATTATGCTGTCGCTCGGAATTCCTTCACCGATCGCCTTGTTCTCCTTCATGGGCTCGATCATGGCCGGAATCTTCGGGAATATCGTGAATTTTACGCAATATCAGGCGATTTTTGCAACAGCCAATGAAAGCTATGCCAGCTATGACTATAATACATATTTCAAATTCGGCATGATTGCGATGGCTGTGTCACTGATCGTGGTGCTGGTGGTATCCAACCTGATGATGAACCGCAAGCTGTCCCGGGCCTGGGCGGCCACGCCGGATAGCGGAGCTACTGTAGATGCACCTGCCATCTCGTGGATTTCCATTATTCTGCCGGTCATCGGTGTAGTGCTGTTCAAGGTTCCGATTATTTTCGGATTTATCTTCGCAGCCCTGTTCGCCTTGTTGACCTGCGGCAAGCTGAAGGGCGGTTTTGCAAGCGTTTGCAGAATGGTGTCGAAGCAGTTCGCGGACGGAGCGATCGATGTAGCGCCGATGATCGGCTTCCTGCTCACGCTGTCGATGTTCAACAATGCGGCGACCTATGCTTCCCCTTATTTCAAAACCCTGCTGGACGGCGCAATGCCTCAGACCGCGCTGCTCCTGTGTATTGTCTTTGCCATCCTGACACCGCTCGGCTTCTTCCGCGGCCCGATGAACCTTGTCGGTTCGGGTTCGGCCATCCTGGCCGTCGTGGTGGCAACCGCAGCCTGGCCGGTGCAATTCCTCTACCCGCTGTTCGCCATCACTACTGTTGCACCGCAGCATTTGGACGTTACACAGTCCTGGGTTGCCTGGGGCTTCGGCTACACGAAGGTTCCGGCTAAGGAATATATGAAGATGTCGATTCCCACCGGCTGGATCATCGGGATTATCCTCTGTGCGGTTGTGTTCTTTATGTACGGAAATCTGGTGTAG